TGGTTAAATCAATTTTCAGCGAACTCGGTTTTGACAAAAATAAACCCATCCGTTCCCAGCAGCCAAAACCCTTGCCTGACCGAGCAGAGCTTGATAACATTGTTTTTGATGAACTTGGTTTAACCGAGCAGGAACGAAAAGAGGTTTATTGGGCAGTGGCGGAATTGGTAAAGAATAGATTGGACAAGGCAGGAAGCTTTAATGCCCACTGATATTATTGACAACTCCACTATTAAATTATCCGATGCCTTAAAAGAAAAGATTTCTGTATCTAAAACCGCTCATTTTGCTGTAGGCTGGTTTTTCTTAACGGGTTTAAAGGAAATAAAAGATGAAATTAACAATTTAGAAAATTTGCAGATTCTTGTTGGTTCAAAAACCAATCGTCAGACAGCGGAGCTGATGCTGCTGGAGAAAAAATATGAATCTGCCGTAGATGATGCTTTAAAAAGCAAAAAGTATCTCAATCAGCAGGAAATATACAATATTTTAGATGAGGAATTTAATGCTTTGGTAAAGCATATCAGCTGCATCAAACCAACAGAAGAAAATGTTGAATTTGTCAAATGGTTCTTTGAAAAATTGAGACAAGAAAAGATTGAAATAAGGATTTATCCCAGAGAGACATTACACGCCAAGCTTTATCTTCTAAATTATAGAGATACAAGGCACGGACAGGGAATGGCTTTTGTAGGTTCAAGCAATATTTCAATGAGCGGTTTTAATCTGAATACAGAATTGAATGTGGCTGTTTATGGAAATGAAAATCACAAATACCTTTCAGAATGGTTTAATAGGAGGTGGAAAGAATCCGAAAGAACAGATTTTACAGCTCTGGCTCAGAAAGCATTGAAGAAGTCCTGGGTAATGAATGATGAGGTTACACCGTTTAGAATTTATCTAAGAGTTTTGAATGAGATTTTTTCGTTTGAAGAAGAAAGAGAAATTCCAGAGACAAAATATGGAGAGGTTGAACTGTGGGATTTTCAAAGGGATGCGGTGATAGACGCCTATCACAGGCTAAATGAATATAATGGTGTGTTTTTGGCGGATGTGCCAGGCATGGGAAAAACATATATGGGAGCGGCTTTGTTGGCTCACCTGCAGGAAGATGGAAAAAGGGCAATGGTGATTTGTCCTCCGAAATTGGTTGAGCAGTGGAAAGATGTCCTATCAGAGTTTGGTGTAGGCACAGCAAGGGTCTTTTCCATAGGGAAACTGGATGAAATTATAAATAGCGAGAAATTCCTTATGAGAGACATAGTCTTAATAGACGAATCTCATCATTTGAGAAATCCAGAAACAAATAGATACAGAGATATGGAGATAATCTGCGAAGGCAAAAAGGTGATATTAGTGGGGGCTACACCTCAGAATTTGAATATTTGGGACATGTATTATCAGATGAAGCTTTTTACACCTTCAGAGGTGAATCATAAATTTAGAATAGACCCTCCATCGTTGAAAGGTTTTTTCAAGGCTTGCGAGGATGAAAAAGCAGATATTGAAGACCTCATCAATCAAATTGTCATCAGGAGAACAAGAAAAGACATAATTGATTATTATGGCAAGGGCAAGATTCCCCATTTTCCAGAGAGAATTGGGCCAAAGAGGATAGATTATTCTATTGACAAGGTTTATCCGGGTGGAATTTATAAGAAATTGAATGAGTTAATCAGCAAAATGGGATTCGCTCGTTATGACATAGGCAGTTACATCAAAGAAGAAAAATTTACTCCCGAGGAGAGACAAAGAATAAAGCAAGCGGGGAGAAATTTGAGGAAACTAATGCAGATTATTCTATTCAGACGCCTGGAAAGTAGTATAGCTGCTTTTAAGGATTCTGTTAATTTGATGTATAAATCACATACTGCATTTAGAAGAGCTTTAGATGAGAAAAAAGTATTGGCTGGCGAATCGCAAGAAGAGGTTATCAACCAATTGAGAGCAGGGACCAATTTGGAGGACTTAGAAATTCCAGAAAATGCCTATCCGGTGGAAAAATTTTATGCTGAAAGATTAAAAGAAGACATTCTAAAAGATGAAAACATACTTTCAGAAACATTAAATTTGGTAAAGGATATAAAACCAGAAGAAGACGATAAGCTTAATAGATTGATATATCTGTTGAATACTGAAGTTAAGGCTAAAAAAACTATAATCTTCACTGCTTTTGCATCAACGGCAAAATACTTAGGCAAAGAACTGCAAGAAAGATTTGACAAGGTAGATTATGTAACACAGGCAACAGGGCAGGTTTTAACCAAAGCCAAGAGATTTTCACCAAAATCCAACAAATATACGATTAAGCCCTCGGAGGAAATCAATATTCTTGTGAGCACAGAACTGTTGAGTGAGGGATTAAATCTACAAGATGGAGAGGTTGTGATAAATTATGAATTACACTGGAATCCGGTAAGAATAATTCAGAGAATTGGCCGTATAGATAGAATTGGCAGTGAAAATGACAAAATCTGGGTTTATAATTTCTTTCCTCAGCAGGAAGCAGAAAAAGAAATTAATGTGGAAAAAAAGGTTAAAACAAGAATAAATGAGATTATTCAAAGATTTGGAGCTGATGAGAAAACCATTTCTCAAGATGAACAAGAGGTGAGAAAGAAATTGTTTCAGATTTACACCGAAGATGAAAGTTCTCTTGAAGAAAAAGAAAGAGAATCAAAATCAAATTATTTCAGGCATGAATGGTTGAGGTTGCAAAACGAATTTCCAGAAGACTATAAAATTGCTTTAGGGTTACCTACGATGGTTTCATCAGCTATTGACTCAAAACATAGAGGTATAGCTGTTTTTTGCCGTGCCGACGGTTATTTTAGGCTGATGTTGTCCGATGAAAATGGAGAAATCAAAAGTAGAAATGATTGGGACATATTGAAATTGGTTGAATGTAATACAACAACTAATTCTAAATCTCTTCTTTCAAATCATCTTGATGTTGTTGAAAAGGTTCGTGAACAATTTGAAAAAGAGGTTAATAAGCGGGAGGCAAAGAAGAAACTTTACCTGGAAAAGATTAAAGCACAGATTATTCACAAGCTTGAGCGTTTAAAGAGGGGACAAACTGAAAAAGTTAAAAAGAAAATAGATGAGATAATAAGCGATTTAAGAGAGGCTTATTTGAGTAATGCTAAGAAGAGGGAATTGAGAAAAATTAGAAACAAACATGGACTTCTGCTAGATGAGATATTAAAAGAGTTGAGAAAAACACTGCAAAATACGCCCAAGCAAGAACCTGTGAAATTCCGAAAAAAATACGCACAGATCATACTCAGCGAATCATTATATTGAATTTCGGAGGTTAATTGACAATCTTGGAAGTTTTACGGCAATTTGTAAAATTGTCATGGTATATTTGTAATAACAATAAATAATGCCGAAGGCGAATAACAGTGTAACGAATAACTATCAATGACTATTTTTATTAAAATCCGTCCAATCCTGAAGAAATCCAGGAGCTAAAACTCTTCTCCCATCTGTGTAAATCGGTGCTAATCTGTGGCTAATATTAATATGAGATTGCTTCTTTTTGTCATTCCCGCCTGTCTGCCGTGGCCTGCACAGGCAGGCGAATGCGGGAATCCAGATTCCGCATCAAGTAATGTCACCCCGTGCCTGACACGGGGGCGAAATGACAGAAGGAAAGAGTGTCACCCTGCACCTCTGTCATTCCCGCGCACGCGGGAATCCAGATTAAGATTCCAGATATTTTGCTAAAGCAGAATTCCGGAATGACATCAGGTGATCCACCGCTGCTTGCGGTGGTGTTATTTATTTTTTTCAAGCAAAAAACCTTTGATATTGATAGGCAATTTCTTATACCGCGTATAAGAACCGTTTTATCTTTTGAGTAGGTGTTTTTTCAAATTCTTCAGGATAAAGCTCAATCTTTGAAATAGAAATGTAAGATGGTAGCAGTTGATTCAATATTTTTCTATTTTTTTCCATTTTAAGTTTCAGTTCTTGTTCGCCAATTCCCTTATTATCTGCCAATTCTAAATCAGGATAAACCAGTGCTAAGAGTTTTCCATCCTTTCCAATTACTAAAGATTCCTGCACAAAAGGCAAGTTGTTGAGTTTGGCTTCTATTTCCTCAGGATAAATATTTTGTCCGGAAGGACCTAAAACCATATTTTTGCACCTTCCTTTAATGTAAATAAAACCTTCTTCATCAATTAAACCCAAATCTCCGGTATGAAGCCACCCTTCTTTATCTATCGTATTTTCCGTAGCTTCCTTATTTTTGTAATAACCATACATCACATTTTCGCCGCGAACTAAAATCTCTCCCACAATGTTGCGAGGGTCATCAGAATCAATTTTGATTTCCAATGTATCTACAACCTGCCCCACAGAAAATAGTTTAAGCTCTTCATGAGAAGCATAACTTATCAGTGGCCCGCATTCTGTCATGCCATAACCTACTGAAAAGGGAAACTTAATTTCTTTTAAAAACAATTCCACCTCTTGATTTAAAGCAGCTCCACCTATAATAACCTCATAAAAGTTGCCACCAAAAATCTCCATTAACTTTTTACAAATCTTTTGCTTAATTGTTTTTTCAGCTACAGGAAACTTTGACAGCCATTTTGTTGTCTTCTTGTTTAAAAAAGATTTTATCTGTTTTTTGTAAATTTTTTCTATTATTAGCGGAACTGACACTATCAATTGAGGACGAATCTCTTGAAAAGCTTCTAA
This Deltaproteobacteria bacterium DNA region includes the following protein-coding sequences:
- a CDS encoding AMP-binding protein, whose protein sequence is MLKENLVKHIEKSIRENWDLSALSDYHGQSLSYGKVAERIIYLHYIFRKSHIKKGDKIALIGKNSLNWAIVYLAAITYGAVIVPILPDFSLNDMHHIVNHSDSVFLFSSNVIYEKLDETKMQNLEAIFSLTNFTLLYHKKKNAVQIIQEAETHFLDKYGHQLTLKKFSFNEIRNDELAAIFYTSGTTGFSKGVMLLHNSLMANVLYAQNHKIMKKGDNIVSFLPLAHTYGCAFEFLFPFTVGCHITFLSKIPSPKIILEAFQEIRPQLIVSVPLIIEKIYKKQIKSFLNKKTTKWLSKFPVAEKTIKQKICKKLMEIFGGNFYEVIIGGAALNQEVELFLKEIKFPFSVGYGMTECGPLISYASHEELKLFSVGQVVDTLEIKIDSDDPRNIVGEILVRGENVMYGYYKNKEATENTIDKEGWLHTGDLGLIDEEGFIYIKGRCKNMVLGPSGQNIYPEEIEAKLNNLPFVQESLVIGKDGKLLALVYPDLELADNKGIGEQELKLKMEKNRKILNQLLPSYISISKIELYPEEFEKTPTQKIKRFLYAV